A window from Setaria italica strain Yugu1 chromosome VIII, Setaria_italica_v2.0, whole genome shotgun sequence encodes these proteins:
- the LOC111258324 gene encoding glutenin, high molecular weight subunit PW212-like: protein MKRKFNSQSSSGSNTRPRFAPQQGTPFRAGGPSGNFGQQSFPRPAQQSFQRPSPQFQRPGMQTPRPGFTQNRQMTPTGTPARPNAPVGPTCFKCGEVGHYASSCPKRGGPATPVQNSSAPRQNQMQQPRNGNQTPQGNQGQQSFVRGKVNHMEAETAKEAPDVVLD from the coding sequence atgaagaggaaattcaATTCCCAGTCATCTTCAGGAAGCAACACccgccctcgctttgctccacagcaagggacGCCGTTCCGCGCAGGGGGCCCGAGTGGAAATTTTGGGCAGCAGTCATTCCCGCGCCCTGctcagcagtcattccagcgtCCCAGCCCTCAGTTCCAGCGTCCAGGGATGCAGACTCCGCGCCCCGGCTTTACGCAGAACCGCCAGATGACCCCTACTGGCACTCCAGCAAGGCCCAATGCTCCAGTGGGTCCtacttgcttcaagtgtggcGAGGTTGGTCATTATGCCAGCTCTTGTCCTAAGAGAGGTGGACCAGCTACCCCCGTGCAGAACAGCAGTGCTCCTCGGCAGAATCAGATGCAGCAACCAAGGAACGGGAACCAGACCCCACAAGGCAATCAGGGGCAGCAAAGCTTTGTTCGTGGCAAGGTGAACCACATGGAAGCCGAGACTGCTAAAGAGGCTCCAGATGTAGTGCTCG